In a single window of the Danio rerio strain Tuebingen ecotype United States chromosome 20, GRCz12tu, whole genome shotgun sequence genome:
- the kcns3b gene encoding potassium voltage-gated channel subfamily S member 3b: protein MMYGQILHHQGREEDLVNLNIGGIHHKVERCVLLRFPHTRVAQLIQCHSDAAILELCDDYSPTEQEYYFDRSPQVFHCVLNFYRTGHFHTLEELCVFCFSQEIEYWGLCELDLDACCLEWFLERKDEHELNSSGQSSKNASSGEISVTSEDLWKSEGMRCSDVRKLMWETLEDPQHSRCSRGVAAVSVLVILISILAMCVHSLPEFRYQTDGEHSVLDSVELFCIVFFSVEFFLRVIAAPQPLRFLGNPLNMIDVASILPFYITLAVERLDEEDKEENQSLVNMGRVVQVLRLMRSFRVLKLARHSEGMRAFGETLMNCQCEVGLLVLFITVGISFFSTFIYYTEKEEASSQLSSIPICWWWGIISMTTVGYGDVYPLTVAGRIVATVCILCGLLVISLPITIIMNNFSKYFEKNRKCLSEAKA, encoded by the coding sequence ATGATGTACGGCCAAATTCTCCACCATCAAGGCAGGGAGGAAGATCTTGTAAACCTGAACATTGGAGGCATCCACCACAAGGTGGAGCGTTGTGTTCTCCTCCGATTCCCCCACACTCGCGTGGCTCAACTAATCCAGTGCCACAGTGACGCCGCCATCTTGGAGCTCTGCGACGACTACAGCCCGACAGAACAGGAATACTATTTCGACAGAAGCCCGCAAGTCTTCCACTGCGTCCTGAACTTCTATCGCACTGGACACTTCCACACTCTGGAGGAACTGTGCGTGTTCTGCTTCAGCCAGGAGATCGAATACTGGGGTCTCTGTGAACTGGATCTAGACGCCTGTTGTCTTGAATGGTTCCTCGAACGTAAAGACGAACATGAGTTGAACTCAAGTGGACAGTCCAGTAAAAATGCATCATCTGGAGAGATTTCGGTCACAAGTGAAGATTTGTGGAAATCCGAAGGCATGCGGTGCTCAGATGTTCGAAAGCTGATGTGGGAAACTCTTGAAGATCCTCAACACTCCAGATGTTCCCGAGGTGTGGCTGCGGTTTCTGTCCTAGTGATTTTGATCTCCATCCTGGCCATGTGTGTCCACAGCTTGCCTGAATTCAGATACCAGACAGATGGTGAGCATTCGGTCCTGGACTCCGTGGAGCTCTTCTGTATTGTCTTCTTCTCAGTTGAGTTCTTCTTGAGGGTCATTGCTGCTCCTCAACCGTTGAGGTTTTTGGGAAACCCTTTGAATATGATCGACGTTGCTTCCATCTTGCCTTTCTACATTACGTTAGCCGTTGAGAGATTAGACGAAGAAGACAAGGAGGAAAACCAAAGCCTGGTGAACATGGGCAGGGTGGTTCAGGTTCTACGGCTGATGAGGTCCTTTAGGGTCCTAAAGCTTGCGAGACATTCTGAGGGAATGAGAGCTTTCGGGGAGACGCTGATGAACTGCCAGTGTGAGGTGGGTCTGCTTGTTCTTTTCATTACCGTCGGGATCTCCTTCTTCTCAACTTTTATCTACTACACGGAGAAGGAAGAAGCTTCATCCCAGCTATCTTCCATTCCCATTTGCTGGTGGTGGGGCATTATTTCCATGACAACAGTGGGTTATGGAGATGTTTATCCATTGACTGTGGCTGGAAGGATTGTAGCCACAGTTTGCATTCTCTGTGGGTTACTTGTGATTTCTTTACCTATCACCATCATCATGAACAATTTTTCTAAGTATTTTGAGAAGAATAGGAAGTGCCTTTCTGAAGCTAAAGCATAG